A genomic segment from Halorubrum depositum encodes:
- a CDS encoding phosphate ABC transporter permease, translated as MTASTVAVESDRDDAEAVSGPSSNATEDATAERRARDAPLDGRLLVVLVTAAAAVAASTAIRIAYNAPFAPVEVPTRAIPAANAVALLGVGAALGTLALASRRSGVRVGLLFAAVFGALATASDAAAVAAAVAVPAGAAVALAHALWRPTTYVELRRRVVAAAFPAAIGLSLVGTAWGLGAGVREAGSVAFLLAATLLAALAETDRLALLAGAGGFLCVAAASAAAPYVTGSALLAGFGVVGSPHLLAATAAFGGVAALVAGLRDGDRSLALGAGVLLVAGVPAAPTAALAASLGAVLVAVDPADLLATAEVSSR; from the coding sequence GTGACTGCGTCGACCGTGGCCGTCGAGTCCGACCGCGACGACGCCGAGGCCGTGAGCGGTCCGTCCTCGAACGCGACCGAGGACGCGACGGCCGAGCGCCGAGCGCGGGACGCCCCGCTCGACGGGCGACTCCTCGTCGTCCTCGTGACGGCGGCGGCCGCCGTCGCCGCGTCGACCGCGATCCGGATCGCGTACAACGCGCCGTTCGCTCCGGTCGAGGTCCCGACCCGCGCGATACCGGCCGCGAACGCGGTCGCCCTGCTCGGCGTCGGGGCGGCGCTCGGGACGCTCGCGCTCGCGTCGCGCCGCTCCGGCGTCCGCGTCGGGCTCCTCTTCGCGGCGGTGTTCGGGGCGCTCGCGACTGCCTCCGACGCCGCGGCCGTCGCGGCGGCGGTCGCGGTTCCCGCCGGCGCCGCCGTCGCCCTCGCGCACGCCCTGTGGCGGCCGACGACCTACGTGGAGCTCCGGCGACGCGTCGTCGCCGCGGCGTTTCCGGCCGCGATCGGGCTCTCGCTCGTCGGAACGGCGTGGGGGCTCGGAGCCGGCGTCCGCGAGGCCGGCTCCGTCGCGTTCCTCCTCGCGGCGACGCTTCTCGCCGCCCTCGCGGAGACGGACCGCCTCGCGCTGCTCGCGGGAGCGGGCGGCTTCCTCTGCGTCGCCGCCGCGAGCGCCGCCGCGCCGTACGTGACCGGGAGCGCGCTGCTCGCCGGGTTCGGCGTCGTGGGGAGCCCCCACCTGCTCGCCGCGACGGCGGCGTTCGGCGGCGTCGCGGCCCTGGTCGCCGGCCTCCGGGACGGCGACCGGTCGCTCGCGCTGGGGGCGGGAGTGCTGCTCGTCGCCGGCGTCCCGGCCGCGCCGACCGCCGCGCTCGCGGCGTCTCTCGGCGCCGTGCTCGTCGCGGTCGACCCGGCTGACCTGCTCGCGACCGCGGAGGTGAGCTCCCGATGA
- a CDS encoding P-loop NTPase translates to MTDSTTDRPTADESTPENRPEDGESTDADGSGLSTDDVEAALRKVRDPDAEVSAFEAGVVEDLSIDDGTVAIEADLREFPPDAAERVSAAMVRAAADVSGVSDVRVEQVDPSPDLDGRESGIGAADRVIAVASTKGGVGKTTVATTLACALAAGDGDAGGGVDPAVGLFDADIYGPNVPEVVDAGGPVYSDDDGNPVPIDVGGLEVMSVGLLSGDGPLAWRGAMAHDALSDLFETVAWSDPDTVVVDMPPGTGDVALTTLQEVPVDGVVLVTTPFHAAVSDTARALELFEENEVPVLGVVSNMGEFVCDECGTPHDLFGGDDPIEALGLPVLAELPFDPEMQSTPAPSTDALPEGADALAGAVDERYEEVWTVDPPEDAVDLRGLDPGTRKERVAERFRELDAGEECLVVSDRDPAPVREFLLDLVDADALPSFRVKRQNPETWFAKATRP, encoded by the coding sequence ATGACCGATTCCACCACCGACCGACCGACCGCGGACGAATCGACCCCCGAGAACCGACCGGAAGACGGAGAGAGTACGGACGCCGACGGTTCGGGCCTCTCGACCGACGACGTCGAGGCCGCGCTCCGAAAGGTCCGCGACCCCGACGCGGAGGTGAGCGCGTTCGAGGCCGGCGTCGTCGAGGACCTCTCGATCGACGACGGCACGGTCGCGATCGAGGCCGACCTGCGCGAGTTTCCCCCCGACGCGGCCGAGCGGGTGTCGGCGGCCATGGTGCGGGCCGCCGCCGACGTCTCCGGCGTCTCCGACGTTCGGGTCGAGCAGGTCGATCCGAGCCCGGACCTCGACGGCCGGGAGTCGGGGATCGGGGCCGCAGACAGGGTGATCGCGGTCGCGAGCACGAAGGGCGGCGTCGGCAAGACGACGGTGGCGACGACGCTGGCGTGCGCGTTGGCGGCCGGAGACGGCGACGCCGGGGGAGGTGTCGACCCCGCCGTCGGGCTGTTCGACGCCGACATCTACGGCCCCAACGTCCCCGAAGTGGTCGACGCGGGCGGCCCCGTCTACAGCGACGACGACGGGAACCCCGTTCCGATCGACGTCGGCGGGCTGGAAGTGATGAGCGTGGGGCTGCTCTCCGGCGACGGCCCGCTCGCGTGGCGGGGCGCGATGGCCCACGACGCGCTCTCGGACCTGTTCGAGACGGTCGCCTGGAGCGACCCCGACACCGTCGTCGTCGACATGCCGCCGGGGACCGGCGACGTGGCGCTGACCACCCTCCAGGAGGTGCCCGTCGACGGCGTCGTCCTCGTCACGACGCCGTTCCACGCGGCGGTCTCCGACACCGCCCGCGCGCTGGAGCTGTTCGAGGAGAACGAGGTGCCCGTCCTCGGCGTCGTCTCGAACATGGGGGAGTTCGTCTGCGACGAGTGCGGCACTCCCCACGACCTGTTCGGCGGCGACGACCCGATCGAGGCGCTCGGTCTGCCGGTGCTCGCCGAGCTCCCGTTCGATCCGGAGATGCAGTCGACGCCGGCTCCGTCGACCGACGCGCTCCCCGAGGGCGCCGACGCGCTCGCGGGCGCGGTTGACGAGCGGTACGAAGAGGTCTGGACCGTCGACCCGCCCGAGGACGCCGTCGATCTCCGGGGCCTCGATCCGGGGACCCGAAAGGAGCGCGTCGCAGAGCGGTTCCGCGAACTCGACGCCGGCGAGGAGTGTCTCGTCGTGAGCGACCGCGACCCGGCGCCCGTCCGGGAATTCCTGCTCGACCTGGTCGACGCCGACGCGCTCCCGAGCTTCCGCGTCAAGCGACAGAACCCGGAGACGTGGTTCGCGAAGGCGACGCGGCCGTAA
- a CDS encoding molecular chaperone TorD family protein, which produces MTVSESTAERDGEFEGSENPDRRAPDEAVDAETGARGAVYGLLASAFDEPTPEPHEEFADGSVDRAMATLVERSGLDVDPPDLTVDDDRETLAARYNDLFVVGYSEVIDGTDGTVENQGPPASLYESTYRSDASWNDVNLDLARAYEHFGCEIGGDERRHHDNLRLELEFAGYLCRLAAATEGDGDGYDRARLDFHDRHLSVLAGGLDDALDSEPGTGVYGRLAAFLAEFVAADVSDLAARLDVGAGSGAESDGDGGEGA; this is translated from the coding sequence GTGACCGTGTCCGAATCGACCGCCGAACGCGACGGCGAGTTCGAGGGGTCGGAGAACCCCGACCGTCGCGCCCCGGACGAGGCCGTCGACGCCGAGACGGGCGCCCGCGGGGCGGTCTACGGGCTCCTCGCGAGCGCCTTCGACGAGCCGACGCCGGAGCCGCACGAGGAGTTCGCCGACGGCTCCGTCGACCGCGCGATGGCGACGCTCGTCGAGCGGTCGGGGCTCGACGTCGACCCCCCGGACCTGACGGTCGACGACGACCGCGAGACCCTCGCGGCCCGGTACAACGACCTGTTCGTCGTCGGCTACTCCGAGGTGATCGACGGGACGGACGGGACGGTCGAGAACCAGGGCCCGCCGGCGTCGCTGTACGAGTCGACCTACCGGTCCGACGCCTCGTGGAACGACGTGAACCTCGACCTGGCGCGGGCGTACGAGCACTTCGGCTGCGAGATCGGCGGCGACGAGCGCCGCCACCACGACAACCTCCGGCTGGAGCTGGAGTTCGCGGGGTACCTCTGCCGGCTCGCCGCGGCGACCGAAGGCGACGGGGACGGCTACGACCGCGCGCGGCTCGACTTCCACGACCGCCACCTCTCGGTGCTCGCCGGCGGGCTCGACGACGCGCTCGATTCCGAGCCGGGGACCGGCGTGTACGGTCGGCTCGCCGCGTTCCTCGCGGAGTTCGTCGCGGCCGACGTCTCGGACCTTGCGGCCCGGCTCGACGTCGGCGCGGGAAGCGGCGCGGAGTCCGACGGCGACGGGGGTGAGGGCGCGTGA
- a CDS encoding nitrate reductase subunit alpha, giving the protein MTDTTDATDEQTRDDVAAARRDFLKGVGAAAAVGATGLGSAQDLTEMNALEVVDDPIGDYPYRDWEDLYREEWDWDDTARSTHSVNCTGSCSWQVYTRNGQVWREEQAGDYPRFDESLPDPNPRGCQKGACFTDYVNADHRVTHPLRRTGERGEGKWERVSWDEALTEIAEEVVDAVEDEEYDAISGFTPIPAMSPVSFASGSRLINLLGGVSHSFYDWYSDLPPGQPITWGTQTENAESADWYNADYIIAWGSNINVTRIPDAKYFLEAGYDGAKRVGIFTDYSQTAIHCDEWIGPDPGSDTALALGMARTIVDEGLYDEGHLKEQTDMPLLVREDTGKFLRASEVAGLSVDADRPEKVFVMQDADGGLRAAPGSLGGRDGQHDASASIALDFDPELAAERTVDTDDGSVETRSVWLNLRDELSAYTPERVHELTGVGEFTHRKIAREFADADRAKIIHGKGVNDWYHNDLGNRAIQLLVTLTGNLGRQGTGLDHYVGQEKIWTYNGWQTLSFPTGSVRGVPTTLWTYYHAGIMENTDPDTAARIRESVEKGWMPLYPSERDDGSRPDPRVMFVWRGNYFNQAKGNVAVEEELWPKLDLVVDVNFRMDSTALNSDIVLPTASHYEKHDLSETDMHTYVHPFTPAVEPLGEAKTDWEIFRALAEKIQEVAEARDAGPVDDRKFDRRIDLQSVHDDYVRDWETGEADALAEDRAAAEFILENSEETNPSDTTERIEFDDIDEQPRRLLAAGDHWTSDIEDGEAYTPWKDYVQDKQPWPTFTGRQQYYIDHDWFLELGEELPTHKESPVLQEKSEYPLSYNTPHSRWSIHSTWRDDTKMLRLQRGEPTVYLNPDDAEERGIEDGDTVRVYNDLDSVEVQAKIYPSGEPGTARHFFSWERFQYPDRNNFNSLVPMYMKPTQLVQYPEDSGEHLHFFPNYWGPTGVNSDVRVEVEPVEGGAESVAGGAVDGGERSDGDADETARGPLDRVTDLLGGGDR; this is encoded by the coding sequence ATGACTGACACGACAGACGCCACGGACGAACAGACGCGAGACGACGTCGCCGCGGCCCGTCGCGACTTCCTGAAGGGAGTCGGGGCGGCCGCCGCCGTCGGCGCGACCGGACTGGGGAGCGCACAGGACCTCACGGAGATGAACGCGCTGGAGGTCGTCGACGACCCGATCGGCGACTACCCGTACCGAGACTGGGAGGACCTCTACCGCGAGGAGTGGGACTGGGACGACACGGCCCGCTCCACCCACAGCGTGAACTGCACGGGGAGCTGCTCCTGGCAGGTGTACACCCGCAACGGGCAGGTGTGGCGCGAGGAGCAGGCCGGCGACTACCCCCGGTTCGACGAGTCGCTGCCCGACCCGAACCCCCGCGGGTGTCAGAAGGGGGCCTGCTTCACCGACTACGTGAACGCTGACCACCGCGTCACCCATCCCCTCCGGCGGACCGGGGAACGGGGCGAGGGGAAGTGGGAGCGGGTCTCGTGGGACGAGGCGCTCACCGAGATCGCCGAAGAGGTCGTCGACGCGGTCGAAGACGAAGAGTACGACGCGATAAGCGGCTTCACGCCGATCCCCGCGATGAGCCCCGTCTCGTTCGCCTCCGGGAGCCGCCTTATCAACCTGCTCGGCGGCGTCAGCCACTCGTTTTACGACTGGTACTCCGACCTCCCGCCGGGCCAGCCGATCACGTGGGGGACCCAGACTGAGAACGCTGAGAGCGCGGACTGGTACAACGCCGACTACATCATCGCGTGGGGCTCGAACATCAACGTCACGCGGATCCCCGACGCGAAGTACTTCCTCGAGGCGGGCTACGACGGCGCGAAGCGGGTCGGGATCTTCACCGACTACAGCCAGACGGCGATCCACTGCGACGAGTGGATCGGCCCCGACCCCGGCTCCGATACGGCCCTCGCGCTCGGGATGGCTCGGACCATCGTCGACGAGGGGCTGTACGACGAGGGACACTTGAAAGAGCAGACCGACATGCCGCTGCTCGTCCGCGAGGACACCGGGAAGTTCCTCCGCGCGAGCGAGGTCGCCGGGCTCTCCGTCGACGCCGACCGCCCCGAGAAGGTGTTCGTCATGCAGGACGCCGACGGCGGGCTCAGGGCGGCGCCCGGCTCGCTCGGCGGGCGCGACGGCCAGCACGACGCGTCCGCGAGCATCGCGCTCGACTTCGATCCGGAGCTGGCTGCCGAACGAACGGTCGACACCGACGACGGGAGCGTCGAGACGCGGTCGGTCTGGCTGAACCTCCGCGACGAGCTGTCGGCGTACACTCCCGAACGGGTGCACGAGCTGACCGGCGTCGGAGAGTTCACTCACCGGAAGATCGCCCGCGAGTTCGCCGACGCGGACCGCGCGAAGATCATCCACGGGAAGGGGGTCAACGACTGGTACCACAACGACCTCGGGAACCGCGCGATCCAGCTCCTCGTCACGCTCACCGGGAACCTCGGCCGCCAGGGGACCGGGCTCGACCACTACGTCGGCCAGGAGAAGATCTGGACGTACAACGGCTGGCAGACCCTCTCGTTCCCGACCGGAAGCGTGCGCGGGGTGCCGACGACGCTGTGGACGTACTACCACGCCGGCATCATGGAGAACACGGACCCGGACACCGCCGCGCGGATCCGCGAGTCGGTCGAGAAGGGGTGGATGCCGCTGTACCCCAGCGAGCGCGACGACGGCTCGCGACCGGACCCGCGGGTGATGTTCGTCTGGCGCGGGAACTACTTCAACCAGGCCAAGGGCAACGTCGCGGTCGAAGAGGAGCTGTGGCCCAAGCTCGATCTGGTCGTCGACGTCAACTTCCGGATGGACTCGACCGCGCTCAACAGCGACATCGTCCTGCCGACGGCGAGCCACTACGAGAAGCACGACCTCTCGGAGACGGACATGCACACGTACGTGCACCCGTTCACGCCGGCCGTCGAACCCCTCGGCGAGGCCAAGACGGACTGGGAGATATTCCGGGCGCTCGCCGAGAAGATCCAAGAGGTCGCCGAAGCGCGCGACGCCGGCCCGGTCGACGATCGGAAGTTCGACCGGCGGATCGACCTCCAGTCGGTCCACGACGACTACGTCCGCGACTGGGAGACCGGCGAGGCGGACGCGCTCGCCGAGGACCGGGCGGCCGCGGAGTTCATCTTGGAGAACTCCGAGGAGACGAATCCGTCCGACACGACCGAGCGGATCGAGTTCGACGACATCGACGAACAGCCGCGACGACTCCTCGCGGCCGGCGACCACTGGACCTCCGACATCGAGGACGGGGAGGCGTACACGCCGTGGAAGGACTACGTCCAGGACAAGCAGCCGTGGCCGACGTTCACGGGTCGCCAGCAGTACTACATCGACCACGACTGGTTCTTAGAGCTGGGCGAGGAGCTCCCGACGCACAAGGAGTCGCCGGTCCTCCAGGAGAAGTCGGAGTACCCGCTCAGCTACAACACGCCGCACAGCCGGTGGTCGATCCACTCGACGTGGCGCGACGACACGAAGATGCTCCGGCTCCAGCGCGGCGAGCCGACCGTCTACCTCAACCCCGACGACGCCGAGGAGCGCGGCATCGAGGACGGCGACACCGTGCGGGTGTACAACGACCTGGACTCGGTCGAGGTGCAGGCGAAGATCTACCCGAGCGGGGAGCCCGGCACCGCCAGGCACTTCTTCAGCTGGGAGCGGTTCCAGTACCCCGACCGGAACAACTTCAACTCGCTCGTGCCGATGTACATGAAGCCGACGCAGCTCGTCCAGTACCCGGAGGACTCGGGCGAGCACCTCCACTTCTTCCCGAATTACTGGGGCCCGACCGGCGTGAACAGCGACGTGCGCGTCGAGGTGGAGCCCGTCGAGGGAGGAGCCGAATCGGTCGCGGGCGGCGCGGTCGACGGCGGCGAGCGTTCCGACGGCGACGCGGACGAGACCGCTCGCGGACCGCTCGATCGCGTGACCGACCTGCTCGGGGGTGGTGACCGATGA
- the narH gene encoding nitrate reductase subunit beta, with protein MSKTDDDGTGRVGDEGRAAQTDDGNVPIAEGVDHQVAMVMDLNKCIGCQTCTIACKTNWTESGGREYMYWNNVETKPGAGYPRDWEELGGGWDDEGQERTPGELPDEEAYGRPWEFNHEAIMYEGSDEPLRPMENADWGPNWDEDEGAGEYPNSYYFYLPRICNHCTHPSCVEACPRSAIYKREEDGIVLIDQDRCRGYRYCVEGCPYKKVFYNAQTKTSEKCIFCYPRIEGEGPEGEVRPPSCAEDCPPQLRHVGFLDDEGGPIHKLVNEYEVALRLHPEYRTEPNVYYIPPYAPPQTGDDGETVDADRIPLNYLEELFGPQVEEALNTITRERERAERGVESELMEILSTVNNDDQYRLEVFDDAA; from the coding sequence ATGAGCAAGACCGACGACGACGGGACGGGGCGAGTCGGCGACGAGGGACGAGCGGCCCAGACCGACGACGGGAACGTCCCGATCGCCGAGGGCGTCGACCACCAGGTCGCGATGGTGATGGACCTGAACAAGTGTATCGGCTGTCAGACGTGCACGATCGCCTGCAAGACCAACTGGACCGAGTCGGGCGGCCGCGAGTACATGTACTGGAACAACGTCGAGACGAAGCCCGGCGCGGGCTACCCGCGCGACTGGGAGGAGCTCGGCGGCGGCTGGGACGACGAGGGGCAGGAGCGGACGCCGGGCGAGCTCCCCGACGAAGAGGCGTACGGCCGCCCGTGGGAGTTCAACCACGAGGCGATCATGTACGAGGGCAGCGACGAGCCCCTCCGCCCCATGGAGAACGCCGACTGGGGGCCGAACTGGGACGAGGACGAGGGGGCCGGCGAGTACCCGAACTCCTACTACTTCTACCTCCCCCGAATCTGCAACCACTGCACGCACCCCTCCTGCGTCGAGGCCTGTCCGCGCTCCGCGATATACAAGCGCGAGGAGGACGGGATCGTCTTGATCGACCAGGACCGCTGTCGCGGCTACCGCTACTGCGTCGAGGGGTGTCCCTACAAGAAGGTGTTCTACAACGCGCAGACGAAGACGAGCGAGAAGTGCATCTTCTGTTACCCCCGGATCGAGGGAGAGGGGCCGGAAGGCGAGGTCCGTCCCCCGTCCTGCGCCGAGGACTGCCCGCCGCAGCTCCGGCACGTCGGGTTCCTCGACGACGAGGGCGGGCCGATCCACAAGCTCGTGAACGAGTACGAGGTCGCGCTCCGGCTCCACCCCGAGTACCGGACCGAGCCGAACGTTTACTACATCCCGCCGTACGCGCCGCCGCAGACCGGCGATGACGGCGAGACGGTCGACGCCGATCGCATCCCGCTGAACTACCTCGAGGAGCTGTTCGGCCCGCAGGTGGAGGAGGCGCTCAACACGATCACCCGCGAGCGGGAGCGGGCGGAGCGCGGCGTGGAGAGCGAGCTCATGGAGATCCTCTCGACCGTGAACAACGACGACCAGTACCGGCTGGAGGTGTTCGACGATGCGGCGTGA
- a CDS encoding cytochrome b — MSRTDAASDRARDVYDWVDSRLDVDDASDFLGKAFPAEDSFLLGEVALFCFVILVSTGTFLAFFYEPSTAPVEYAGSVVRYQGEEVPAAFKSVLNITYDVPFGMFLRRMHHWAAHLFVAAIALHMLRVFFTGAYRNPREPNWVVGTGLAGLAMFAAYTGYSLPYDEFASTAVGIGYNVASSIPVVGDPVASIVFGGQFPTSATIPRLFFLHVFLIPAAIAGLIAVHMAILLRQKHTEGQRDGDVAPASRETAESARPAQDAGPAGDGPAGAGSASDATGTADGGRPVLDRDDDSVVIGLPAFPNQTAVSAMVFFLTMAVLSLLAGFLPVHNIAAYGPNDPASTPSLIMPDWFLMWGYGFLKLTPSWLSFDVLGVHVSSEFVGGVLLPSLVFLAVVVWPFVDRAEEPEHFTRNYLDRPFPTAVGIVGVTLVMVASVAGMDVILAEILGTSTAVLRPYLTAALVLVPAAAGTVTYWTLGGFDDGSGGTGSGDAPGDTEGVADD, encoded by the coding sequence ATGTCTCGGACCGACGCCGCGTCCGACCGGGCCCGAGACGTCTACGACTGGGTCGACTCCCGGCTCGACGTAGACGACGCGAGCGACTTCCTCGGGAAAGCGTTCCCGGCGGAGGACTCGTTCCTCCTCGGCGAGGTGGCGCTGTTCTGTTTCGTCATCCTCGTGTCGACGGGCACCTTCCTCGCGTTCTTCTACGAGCCGAGCACGGCGCCCGTCGAGTACGCCGGCAGCGTCGTCCGCTATCAGGGCGAGGAGGTCCCGGCCGCGTTCAAGAGCGTGCTCAACATCACCTACGACGTCCCGTTCGGGATGTTCCTGCGACGTATGCACCACTGGGCGGCGCACCTGTTCGTCGCCGCCATCGCGCTCCACATGCTCCGCGTGTTCTTCACCGGCGCGTACCGCAACCCCCGCGAGCCGAACTGGGTCGTCGGGACGGGGCTCGCCGGACTGGCGATGTTCGCCGCGTACACGGGGTACTCGCTCCCGTACGACGAGTTCGCGAGCACGGCGGTCGGGATCGGCTACAACGTCGCCAGCTCGATCCCCGTCGTGGGCGACCCGGTCGCGAGCATCGTGTTCGGCGGCCAGTTTCCGACGAGCGCGACGATCCCCCGGCTGTTCTTCCTCCACGTGTTCCTCATCCCGGCCGCGATCGCCGGGCTCATCGCCGTCCACATGGCGATCCTGCTCCGGCAGAAACACACCGAGGGCCAGCGCGACGGCGACGTCGCGCCGGCGAGTCGGGAAACCGCCGAGAGCGCCCGTCCGGCGCAGGACGCCGGTCCGGCAGGCGACGGACCGGCGGGCGCCGGATCGGCGAGCGACGCGACCGGCACGGCTGACGGGGGGCGACCGGTGCTCGACCGCGACGACGACAGCGTCGTGATCGGGCTCCCCGCGTTCCCGAACCAGACAGCGGTGAGCGCGATGGTCTTCTTCCTCACCATGGCCGTGCTCTCGCTGCTCGCGGGGTTCCTCCCCGTCCACAACATCGCCGCGTACGGCCCGAACGACCCGGCGTCGACCCCCTCGCTCATCATGCCGGACTGGTTCCTGATGTGGGGGTACGGATTCCTGAAGCTCACCCCCTCGTGGCTGAGCTTCGACGTCCTCGGCGTCCACGTCAGCTCCGAGTTCGTGGGCGGCGTGCTGCTGCCGAGCCTGGTGTTCCTCGCCGTCGTGGTCTGGCCGTTCGTCGACCGCGCCGAGGAGCCGGAGCACTTCACGCGGAACTACCTCGACCGACCGTTCCCGACCGCGGTCGGAATCGTCGGCGTCACGCTCGTGATGGTCGCCTCCGTCGCGGGGATGGACGTCATCCTCGCGGAGATCCTCGGGACGTCGACCGCCGTGCTGCGGCCTTACCTGACCGCGGCCCTCGTCCTCGTCCCCGCCGCCGCCGGGACCGTCACGTACTGGACCCTCGGCGGGTTCGACGACGGCTCCGGCGGGACGGGATCCGGCGACGCGCCCGGCGACACGGAGGGGGTCGCCGATGACTGA
- a CDS encoding HEAT repeat domain-containing protein, whose amino-acid sequence MRDPDEATDGPTDPRVHPEESPGFGDNPDGLEDIEVDRDVTVGEASQRELQATDTAPLRGTEAAEKIATLADGDPVERRRAALALGEGRRSDAVVDALVERGLADEDADVRQFAVEALGQLGGDRASAAATETLADDDPWVRAEAVVALDRIDRAANADAIEAALDDGHHAVVRNAMVSLFKLRGEALLPVLLDRSRAESERLREWAVHLLAGVDDERATERLETVAADESEPRVVRSTAARALDADPGKFRRQFSGGTENDSAALPGESTLNRRPDL is encoded by the coding sequence ATGAGAGACCCGGACGAGGCGACCGACGGCCCCACCGACCCCCGCGTGCATCCCGAGGAGAGCCCGGGGTTCGGCGACAACCCGGACGGGCTCGAGGACATCGAGGTGGACCGCGACGTCACCGTCGGCGAGGCCTCACAGCGCGAGCTTCAGGCGACGGACACCGCGCCGCTCCGCGGGACCGAGGCCGCGGAGAAGATCGCGACGCTCGCGGACGGCGACCCGGTCGAGCGGCGCCGGGCGGCGCTGGCGCTCGGTGAGGGGCGTCGGAGCGACGCCGTCGTCGACGCGCTCGTCGAGCGGGGTCTCGCGGACGAGGACGCCGACGTGCGCCAGTTCGCGGTCGAGGCGCTCGGTCAGCTCGGCGGAGACCGGGCGAGCGCGGCCGCGACCGAGACGCTCGCGGACGACGATCCGTGGGTCCGCGCCGAGGCCGTCGTCGCGCTCGACCGGATCGACCGGGCCGCCAACGCCGACGCGATCGAGGCCGCGCTCGACGACGGCCACCACGCGGTCGTCAGGAACGCGATGGTGTCGCTGTTCAAGCTCCGCGGCGAGGCCCTGCTCCCTGTGTTGCTCGACCGCTCGCGAGCGGAGAGCGAGCGGCTCCGAGAGTGGGCCGTCCACCTGCTCGCCGGCGTCGACGACGAGCGCGCGACCGAGCGGCTCGAGACGGTCGCCGCCGACGAGTCGGAGCCACGGGTCGTTCGCAGCACCGCCGCGCGGGCGCTCGACGCCGACCCGGGGAAGTTCAGGCGCCAGTTCAGCGGCGGCACCGAGAACGACAGCGCCGCCCTCCCGGGCGAGAGCACGCTCAACCGGCGGCCAGACCTGTGA
- a CDS encoding ethylbenzene dehydrogenase-related protein, whose amino-acid sequence MRREDDADGTGDRRLVFRGVTSRDLALAAAIAVALVAATAAFPALADAQGAYEIPVDRRGDPADLAEPTGSAWGSAETVEMPMTSAGAAVPQGSETAVEAARVKAVRTDERLFLRVSWSDPTANASTDGIREFADAAAVQFPAAPTDRPPLAMGSTENPVNVWYWNGAGASESLLAGGPGSTTEMNGSAVRTAATHEDGRWTVVFSRPLPSDRANVTDLTTEADTNVAFAVWEGSNGERSGRKAASEWFYLSFTDDTGAPYEILLWTVAGVAVVFTTLVTVEGIRRTRGE is encoded by the coding sequence ATGCGGCGTGAGGACGACGCCGACGGGACCGGTGATCGACGCCTCGTGTTCCGAGGCGTCACGTCCCGAGACCTCGCGCTCGCGGCAGCGATCGCGGTCGCCCTCGTGGCCGCGACCGCGGCGTTCCCGGCGCTCGCCGACGCGCAGGGTGCCTACGAGATACCGGTCGACCGGCGGGGAGACCCGGCCGATCTGGCCGAACCGACCGGATCCGCGTGGGGATCGGCGGAGACCGTGGAGATGCCGATGACCAGCGCGGGCGCGGCGGTCCCGCAGGGCTCGGAGACGGCGGTCGAGGCCGCTCGCGTGAAGGCCGTTCGGACCGACGAACGGCTGTTCCTCCGGGTGTCGTGGTCGGACCCGACCGCCAACGCCTCGACCGACGGGATCCGTGAGTTCGCCGACGCCGCCGCGGTCCAGTTCCCGGCTGCGCCGACGGATCGACCGCCGCTCGCGATGGGGTCGACGGAGAACCCGGTGAACGTCTGGTACTGGAACGGCGCCGGCGCGTCGGAGTCCCTGCTCGCCGGCGGCCCGGGGAGCACGACAGAGATGAACGGGTCGGCGGTCCGGACGGCGGCGACCCACGAGGACGGTCGGTGGACGGTGGTGTTCTCCCGGCCGCTCCCGAGCGACCGCGCGAACGTCACCGACCTCACCACCGAGGCGGACACGAACGTGGCGTTCGCGGTCTGGGAGGGCTCGAACGGCGAGCGGTCCGGGCGGAAGGCCGCGAGCGAGTGGTTCTACCTCTCGTTCACCGACGACACCGGTGCCCCCTACGAGATACTCCTCTGGACCGTCGCGGGGGTCGCCGTCGTGTTCACCACGCTCGTGACCGTCGAGGGGATCCGCCGGACGAGGGGTGAGTGA